In Aquicella lusitana, the following proteins share a genomic window:
- a CDS encoding DUF6573 family protein, which produces MIEREDSFFGKPIYIYSRAQALQDGVLVDVTEIAKEVGFKIPVAVTDAVWHDYIEWENVKNKKAIQNTEGRLWDVLSMLRFACNRFKNESEIMYRLYVVSRDRQAVKPSLVALKAVIGGGDNGEPVITIMLPNED; this is translated from the coding sequence ATGATTGAAAGAGAAGATAGTTTTTTTGGTAAACCAATCTATATTTATTCACGTGCCCAAGCACTACAAGATGGTGTGCTGGTAGATGTGACAGAAATTGCAAAAGAAGTTGGCTTTAAAATCCCAGTTGCTGTCACCGATGCTGTTTGGCATGACTATATCGAATGGGAAAACGTGAAAAATAAAAAAGCGATTCAGAATACCGAAGGCAGATTGTGGGATGTATTAAGTATGCTTCGTTTTGCTTGCAACCGCTTTAAGAATGAATCTGAAATCATGTACCGCTTGTATGTTGTATCACGCGATCGACAAGCCGTTAAACCGAGCCTTGTTGCATTAAAGGCGGTTATCGGCGGCGGTGACAACGGTGAACCCGTCATCACCATTATGTTGCCTAATGAAGACTAA
- a CDS encoding DUF6471 domain-containing protein — translation MESDWNAIAANILKAEIKRRGLTYDQLHEKLLAIGINETTNSIKVKISRGAFQFAFFLQCAAAIGIKNLRLDELTVDNGDVF, via the coding sequence ATGGAAAGTGATTGGAACGCAATAGCCGCAAATATTTTGAAGGCAGAGATAAAACGTAGAGGTCTTACCTATGACCAGCTGCATGAAAAATTATTAGCTATTGGTATTAATGAAACGACTAATAGTATCAAGGTAAAAATTAGCCGAGGCGCATTTCAGTTCGCATTTTTTTTGCAGTGTGCAGCTGCGATTGGTATTAAGAATTTGAGATTGGACGAACTAACTGTTGATAATGGGGATGTTTTTTAA
- a CDS encoding DMT family transporter, with translation MGWFYLSIAGFAEIFYAAVMPRTEGFTRLGPSIFCIAFIIASMYFLSLATRTVPIGTAYAIWVGIGAIGTATYGIFLLGEDRSILRIICFALILAGIVGLKILASASKT, from the coding sequence ATGGGCTGGTTTTATCTATCAATCGCAGGCTTTGCTGAAATTTTTTACGCGGCAGTGATGCCAAGAACAGAAGGTTTTACTCGACTCGGTCCGAGTATTTTCTGCATCGCTTTTATTATAGCCAGCATGTATTTCCTCTCACTTGCAACAAGGACTGTACCAATTGGTACAGCCTACGCAATTTGGGTGGGTATCGGAGCAATTGGAACAGCTACCTACGGGATTTTTCTGCTAGGAGAAGACCGCAGCATTCTTAGGATTATATGTTTCGCGCTGATTCTTGCTGGTATTGTTGGTCTTAAAATACTCGCATCAGCCAGTAAAACTTAA
- the crcB gene encoding fluoride efflux transporter CrcB codes for MNTLLIFLGAGIGGVLRYWVSNMIYWMTGRQFPYGTLVVNISGCFLMGFLFVLIIERFDGIGPQLRSLLLIGLLGGYTTFSSFSIETLNLFENGAWLSGFLNIFFSVFLCILAAWLGVIGGRQL; via the coding sequence ATGAATACATTGTTAATCTTTTTAGGCGCAGGAATTGGTGGTGTATTGCGATACTGGGTATCTAATATGATTTATTGGATGACAGGTCGACAATTCCCCTACGGAACGCTCGTGGTTAATATCAGCGGGTGTTTTTTAATGGGTTTTTTGTTTGTTCTAATTATTGAACGCTTTGATGGAATTGGTCCTCAGTTACGTTCACTTTTATTAATTGGTTTATTAGGCGGATATACCACATTTTCGTCTTTCTCAATTGAAACACTCAACCTTTTTGAAAATGGTGCCTGGTTGAGTGGATTTTTAAATATATTTTTTAGCGTATTTTTATGTATTTTAGCAGCTTGGCTTGGAGTTATAGGAGGAAGACAGTTATGA
- a CDS encoding DUF190 domain-containing protein → MKTIDVTIVRIYVMESDHLLNTIVNYLKSEAKIRGISVFRAISGFGETGNHTASLIDLSLDLPLAVEFFDSKDKVMLALEHLSKTIKHEHIVFWEAKAND, encoded by the coding sequence ATGAAAACAATCGATGTCACTATCGTTAGAATTTATGTGATGGAATCAGATCACTTGCTTAATACTATAGTTAACTATTTAAAAAGTGAAGCAAAAATCCGTGGTATCAGTGTTTTTAGGGCCATTAGTGGCTTTGGTGAAACAGGGAATCATACAGCTTCGTTGATCGACCTTTCCTTGGATCTGCCTCTTGCTGTCGAATTTTTTGATAGTAAAGATAAGGTCATGCTCGCCTTAGAACATTTAAGTAAAACCATCAAACATGAGCATATTGTTTTCTGGGAAGCTAAAGCAAACGATTAA
- a CDS encoding MFS transporter, with amino-acid sequence MTSSALSKKDITKSSALKFVILLSIVSLFADMTYEGARSITGPYLAILGANAAVVGFVAGFGEFIGYALRIVSGYLADRTGKYWAFTIFGYVCNLLAVPLLALAGHWWIAATLIIVERMGRAIRVPPRDAMLSHAGQKVGMGWVFGLHEAIDQIGAMLGPIMIAVALYFKEGYQYSFAMLLIPALIALAILVVARWLYPHPQALEVEHESLEAKGMNQVFWLYLTGASLIAAGYADFPLIAYHFQKTTILSPVWIPISYAIAMGLTSLTAPLFGHFYDRRGFSILIVVTIFSCLFAPLVFLGDTATAFLGVALWGIGVSAHESLMRAIVANMIPKDKRGAAYGIFNAGYGTFWFLGSFLMGILYDISIPILVIFSILIQLSSVPLLWIVMKKIGKH; translated from the coding sequence ATGACGTCTTCCGCATTATCTAAAAAAGACATTACCAAATCCTCCGCGCTTAAATTTGTTATTTTATTAAGCATCGTAAGCTTATTTGCTGATATGACTTATGAAGGTGCCCGTAGTATTACTGGCCCTTATCTTGCCATATTAGGTGCAAATGCAGCCGTGGTGGGATTTGTTGCCGGATTCGGCGAATTTATTGGTTATGCATTGCGTATTGTTTCAGGTTATCTTGCCGATCGAACAGGAAAATATTGGGCATTTACTATTTTTGGCTATGTTTGTAATTTGCTTGCAGTTCCATTATTAGCGTTAGCAGGTCATTGGTGGATTGCTGCTACTTTAATTATTGTTGAGCGTATGGGTAGAGCCATTCGGGTACCACCGCGTGATGCCATGTTATCCCATGCAGGACAAAAGGTTGGCATGGGATGGGTGTTCGGACTGCATGAAGCAATCGATCAAATAGGAGCAATGCTGGGGCCGATCATGATCGCCGTAGCATTATATTTCAAAGAAGGTTATCAATATAGTTTCGCTATGCTTTTGATTCCAGCATTAATAGCCTTAGCGATATTAGTCGTTGCACGTTGGCTCTATCCACATCCCCAAGCTTTAGAAGTAGAACATGAGTCCTTAGAAGCGAAAGGAATGAATCAAGTCTTTTGGTTATATTTAACGGGTGCATCATTGATTGCAGCAGGCTATGCAGATTTTCCGTTGATCGCTTATCATTTTCAGAAAACAACTATTTTATCCCCCGTTTGGATACCCATTTCCTATGCTATTGCAATGGGTCTTACCTCTCTAACAGCACCGCTCTTTGGTCATTTTTATGATCGAAGAGGCTTTTCAATTTTAATTGTAGTAACCATATTTTCATGCCTCTTCGCACCTTTAGTATTTTTAGGAGACACTGCTACAGCTTTTCTGGGAGTAGCGTTATGGGGTATTGGTGTCAGTGCACACGAATCTTTAATGCGTGCAATCGTAGCGAACATGATACCGAAAGATAAACGTGGCGCTGCTTACGGCATTTTTAATGCGGGATATGGAACTTTTTGGTTTTTAGGCAGTTTCTTGATGGGAATACTCTATGATATTTCTATTCCAATATTAGTTATTTTTTCCATTCTTATTCAATTATCATCTGTGCCTTTATTATGGATAGTAATGAAGAAAATAGGTAAGCATTAA
- a CDS encoding arsenate reductase ArsC, with the protein MCVANSARSQMAEGIGKKNLAGIADVCSAGSQPSKVNPLAIQVLKEIGIDISHQKSKSLDSIDKNTIDLVITLCAEEICPIFPGNVKRLHWPLPDPSNPKYSSDEQLKLFRKVRDDLKNRIQNLRDEMKSWKR; encoded by the coding sequence TTGTGTGTAGCAAATTCTGCTAGGAGTCAAATGGCAGAAGGTATTGGGAAAAAAAATTTAGCAGGAATAGCGGACGTTTGTAGTGCTGGCTCACAACCTAGCAAAGTTAATCCATTAGCCATTCAGGTTCTCAAAGAAATCGGCATTGATATCTCTCATCAAAAATCTAAATCACTCGATTCAATTGATAAAAATACAATTGATTTAGTCATTACATTATGTGCTGAGGAAATTTGCCCTATATTTCCTGGAAATGTAAAGCGTCTCCATTGGCCTTTGCCTGATCCGTCTAATCCTAAATATAGTTCGGATGAGCAATTAAAATTATTTAGAAAAGTACGCGATGATTTGAAAAATAGAATTCAAAATTTGAGAGATGAGATGAAGTCATGGAAAAGATAA
- the ltrA gene encoding group II intron reverse transcriptase/maturase, with the protein MTAMVIPSAGAPSTLLFNWNTIDWKKVIAYVRRLQMRIEKAFREGKHSKAKALQWILTHSFYAKLLAVRRVVQNQGAKTPGVDNITWNTSIQKMKAAMSLKRQGYQTKPLKRIYIPKKQNGEFRPLSIPAMQCRAQQALYLLSLEPIAESIADKNAYGFRPLRSAADAIAQCFIMLARKGSAQYILEGDIRSCFDSISHRWILENTPMDKLMLKKWLAAGYIEKNEFHPTELGTPQGGIISPTLLNVTLSGLENAVKSATKLSDKIHISIYADDFVITGASREILENKVKPAVETFLKERGLSLSQNKTKITHINEGFDFLGMNIRKYGSKLIIKPAKSSVKRLLADIRKTIKSNATTKTEYLLNQLNPKIRGWANYYRHVCAKKAFKYIDCNIFKAIWNWAINRHPNKGRKWVRCKYFRNDKFRNWVFFTKVKRKDGVSINVDLVEMSRTPIKRHIKVKAEATPFDSSYHNYFDKRISERESVKSSSKKKPKWWLQWWNLLKPDDKDRKVRVATTAAL; encoded by the coding sequence ATGACGGCGATGGTCATACCATCAGCTGGTGCCCCTTCAACGTTGCTATTTAACTGGAACACCATCGATTGGAAGAAAGTGATAGCGTATGTACGTCGGCTGCAAATGCGTATTGAGAAGGCTTTTCGAGAAGGGAAACATAGCAAAGCAAAAGCTCTGCAATGGATTCTCACTCACTCTTTTTACGCAAAATTACTTGCTGTAAGAAGAGTTGTCCAAAATCAAGGAGCAAAAACACCTGGTGTAGATAACATTACATGGAATACATCCATCCAGAAGATGAAAGCAGCGATGTCGCTCAAACGGCAAGGTTATCAAACCAAACCATTAAAGCGAATTTACATTCCTAAGAAGCAAAATGGCGAATTTCGTCCGCTCTCTATTCCTGCTATGCAATGTCGTGCACAGCAAGCTTTATATTTGTTGTCGCTCGAACCCATAGCTGAAAGCATAGCTGACAAAAACGCCTATGGATTTAGGCCACTAAGATCCGCAGCCGATGCTATCGCGCAGTGCTTTATCATGCTCGCGCGCAAAGGATCAGCTCAATATATTTTAGAGGGCGATATCCGTTCTTGCTTTGACAGCATTTCACATCGTTGGATATTAGAAAATACTCCAATGGATAAATTGATGCTGAAGAAATGGCTTGCTGCTGGTTATATTGAGAAGAATGAATTTCACCCAACGGAATTGGGAACACCGCAAGGAGGAATAATTTCACCAACACTTTTGAATGTGACATTGAGTGGATTAGAAAACGCAGTTAAATCTGCAACTAAACTATCAGATAAAATTCACATTAGTATCTATGCGGATGATTTTGTAATTACAGGAGCATCACGAGAAATACTAGAAAATAAGGTGAAACCTGCGGTAGAGACTTTCTTAAAGGAACGAGGATTATCTCTTTCTCAAAATAAAACTAAAATCACACATATTAATGAAGGATTTGATTTTCTTGGAATGAACATAAGGAAATATGGGAGCAAATTAATTATTAAACCTGCAAAAAGCAGCGTGAAAAGATTACTTGCTGATATCAGGAAGACAATAAAATCGAACGCAACAACAAAAACGGAATATTTACTCAACCAATTGAATCCAAAAATTCGTGGATGGGCAAATTACTATCGTCATGTGTGTGCAAAGAAAGCCTTCAAGTATATTGATTGCAACATCTTCAAAGCTATCTGGAATTGGGCTATTAATCGACATCCAAATAAAGGTAGAAAATGGGTTAGATGTAAATATTTTCGTAATGATAAATTTAGAAACTGGGTCTTTTTCACGAAAGTAAAAAGAAAAGATGGCGTTAGCATTAACGTTGATCTTGTGGAAATGAGTAGAACACCTATCAAACGGCATATCAAAGTTAAGGCTGAAGCTACACCATTCGATTCTAGTTATCATAATTATTTTGATAAGAGAATTTCAGAACGTGAAAGCGTTAAGAGTTCTTCTAAAAAGAAACCGAAATGGTGGCTGCAATGGTGGAATCTATTAAAACCTGATGATAAAGACAGAAAAGTTCGAGTCGCAACTACAGCGGCTTTATAA
- a CDS encoding tyrosine-type recombinase/integrase: MQTINNTEVNDSMDHFPTLVELPVVLHSLNLNGANGCNREKQERCQIHAKNDYEAIQCWLNEYRHKATTYRTYQKEAERLLLWAIYQSKKPLSGLDRDDFEAYLSFLDSPEPRNVWCTRSHGGGRKRGEPGWRPFVSGLSFSAKQVAISCIDSLLNYLVDARYLAFNPLSLMRKRNLSRFSRPRSILLQERMLELEEWYAMLDTLEELPEKEYSHKKEKERLRFLINILYFLGLRNAELTTHTWSSFRKIDNDWWFYVIGKGDKEGIIPVCDDMLRAIIHYRTFLKKSPFPNQNETEPLITSLVNNEPITPRQINKILKKLAHETAKKFEGNAEKITKLKKFSAHWLRHLSASMQDRAGIKFKHIRANHRHESDETTRRYVHAIDKERHHDMQKLKLKMT; this comes from the coding sequence ATGCAGACAATAAATAACACGGAAGTGAACGATTCAATGGATCATTTTCCCACTTTAGTGGAATTACCAGTTGTCTTACATTCCCTGAATCTCAATGGTGCAAATGGATGCAATCGGGAAAAACAGGAGCGTTGCCAAATCCATGCAAAAAATGATTATGAAGCAATACAATGTTGGCTGAATGAATACCGTCATAAAGCCACCACTTACCGCACTTACCAGAAAGAAGCTGAGCGATTACTTTTATGGGCTATATACCAGAGCAAAAAACCCTTGTCTGGTTTAGATCGCGATGATTTTGAGGCATATCTCTCATTCTTAGATAGCCCTGAACCCAGAAATGTCTGGTGCACGCGTAGCCACGGGGGAGGTAGAAAAAGGGGTGAACCAGGCTGGCGTCCCTTCGTGAGTGGCTTAAGTTTCTCAGCTAAACAGGTTGCGATAAGCTGTATTGATTCACTGTTAAATTATCTGGTTGATGCACGTTATCTCGCCTTTAATCCCTTATCACTTATGCGGAAAAGGAATCTATCCCGATTCTCTCGCCCAAGATCAATTTTATTACAAGAGCGTATGCTGGAACTTGAGGAATGGTATGCAATGTTAGATACCTTGGAAGAGTTGCCCGAAAAAGAATATTCTCATAAGAAAGAAAAAGAACGGCTACGATTTTTAATTAATATTTTATATTTTTTAGGGTTAAGAAATGCGGAATTGACAACGCATACATGGAGCTCATTTAGAAAAATTGACAATGATTGGTGGTTTTATGTCATTGGAAAAGGAGACAAAGAAGGCATCATCCCTGTGTGCGATGATATGTTGCGTGCAATTATTCATTATCGAACGTTTTTAAAAAAATCTCCGTTCCCTAATCAAAATGAAACAGAACCGCTCATTACCTCACTTGTCAATAATGAGCCAATCACACCACGACAGATTAACAAGATTCTTAAAAAACTAGCGCATGAAACTGCCAAAAAATTTGAGGGTAACGCAGAAAAAATAACGAAATTAAAAAAGTTTTCCGCACACTGGTTACGGCATCTATCAGCATCAATGCAAGATCGTGCCGGCATTAAATTTAAGCATATCCGCGCTAATCACCGTCATGAAAGTGATGAAACAACCCGTCGTTACGTTCATGCTATAGATAAGGAAAGGCATCATGATATGCAAAAATTAAAATTGAAAATGACTTAA
- a CDS encoding DNA-binding protein produces MIRRGISYEDVAQAADELRSQGEIPTIERIRNLLGGTGSNTTISKYLNEWRHYAIGTSVSSPSDPVQTAVQRVWQQLREETDAEINKIREESNQLITEAQTKENLAAQKIEEMQSELVILKDQFHQLQGSKEILVLDYRKLQEEHVLLQERYRGLDERYTDFQRITVQHQDDLSQAHKKEMNYVLEKSQIQNDANQKLISELKNHNEIQRQNFIVEVDSLKTKNQQLNKDLDDAKAKIKEKEIELVKIKTELTAITKERDQLAEQIIPQKNYWNFLEKNNEMTSFILSEVKEIPKIDLTLSTLSYFSEASDKFQEFFKTSRETKSILDDFNKKIGILDADNK; encoded by the coding sequence ATGATCCGAAGGGGTATTTCATATGAAGATGTCGCTCAGGCTGCGGACGAATTACGTTCACAAGGTGAAATTCCAACGATTGAACGCATCCGCAATTTATTGGGTGGCACGGGTAGCAATACCACGATTTCCAAGTATCTCAATGAATGGCGGCATTATGCAATTGGCACTAGTGTTTCGTCTCCATCTGATCCTGTGCAAACAGCCGTACAGCGCGTCTGGCAACAATTACGTGAGGAAACAGATGCTGAAATTAACAAGATCAGAGAAGAATCAAATCAGCTGATAACTGAAGCTCAAACAAAGGAAAATTTGGCTGCCCAAAAAATTGAAGAGATGCAAAGTGAATTGGTTATCTTGAAGGATCAATTTCACCAATTACAAGGTAGTAAGGAAATTCTGGTGTTAGATTATAGAAAGCTTCAGGAAGAACATGTTCTATTACAAGAGCGCTATAGAGGATTGGATGAACGGTACACTGATTTTCAGCGCATCACCGTCCAACATCAGGATGACCTGTCACAAGCCCACAAAAAGGAAATGAATTATGTTCTTGAAAAATCACAGATACAAAATGATGCGAATCAAAAATTAATTTCTGAATTAAAAAATCATAATGAAATCCAACGCCAGAACTTTATCGTTGAAGTTGATTCATTAAAAACGAAGAATCAACAATTAAATAAAGATTTGGATGATGCCAAGGCTAAAATAAAAGAGAAAGAGATAGAGCTAGTAAAAATAAAAACCGAATTAACAGCAATTACAAAAGAACGTGATCAACTTGCAGAACAAATAATTCCACAAAAAAATTACTGGAATTTTCTTGAAAAAAATAATGAAATGACGAGTTTTATTTTGTCTGAAGTAAAAGAAATTCCAAAGATTGATTTGACGCTATCAACCCTCAGCTATTTTTCCGAGGCTAGTGACAAGTTTCAGGAGTTTTTTAAAACATCCAGAGAAACAAAATCCATTCTGGATGACTTTAATAAAAAAATAGGAATATTGGATGCAGACAATAAATAA
- a CDS encoding AbiJ-NTD4 domain-containing protein, whose product MSFATRHGFAMEKPLQLTIMDDDLRHSIWNELDDFFKEIEELSKEYYSEQGTFRTVMEVCWRDFFKQPVHMIDRVIYPIYKKEMIRDKYYNLPWYEVYSFLEFIAGLLSMFGDKRKAAFIEGCNYVLKRENSAYRFINDVLAPITSGLEIKSIEESLINEDEAATHISSALTMLANKKNDQSRESIAQSISAVEAKAKKVTGNKNATLSELCQKSKILPNHPQARQALLNLYNYTSGEEGIRHALTDKSQPINPAWARFMLVTCSAFVNLIGSESVDLNQPTLTGEK is encoded by the coding sequence ATGAGTTTTGCAACACGTCATGGATTTGCAATGGAGAAACCTCTGCAGCTGACGATAATGGATGATGATTTACGCCATTCCATATGGAATGAATTGGACGATTTTTTTAAGGAAATTGAAGAATTATCTAAAGAATACTATAGCGAGCAAGGGACGTTTAGAACGGTGATGGAAGTTTGCTGGCGGGATTTCTTTAAACAACCCGTTCACATGATAGATCGGGTAATATATCCGATCTATAAGAAAGAAATGATCAGAGATAAGTATTACAACCTACCTTGGTATGAGGTTTATTCGTTTCTTGAATTTATTGCTGGCTTGTTAAGCATGTTTGGTGACAAGCGAAAGGCAGCATTTATCGAGGGTTGTAATTATGTTCTAAAGCGGGAAAATTCGGCTTATCGCTTTATCAATGATGTACTTGCTCCAATCACCTCAGGGCTGGAAATAAAAAGTATTGAAGAAAGTCTGATAAATGAGGATGAAGCGGCAACGCATATTAGTAGTGCGTTGACAATGTTGGCAAACAAGAAAAATGATCAGTCGCGCGAAAGTATTGCGCAATCCATTTCAGCGGTAGAGGCAAAAGCAAAAAAAGTTACTGGAAACAAGAATGCAACTCTTTCGGAGTTATGTCAGAAATCCAAGATTCTTCCAAACCATCCTCAAGCTAGGCAGGCACTGCTCAATCTTTATAACTACACATCCGGTGAAGAGGGAATCCGTCACGCACTTACCGATAAGAGCCAACCAATCAATCCCGCATGGGCGCGTTTTATGTTGGTCACATGTTCTGCATTTGTAAATCTCATCGGATCAGAATCTGTGGATTTAAATCAACCGACATTAACAGGGGAGAAGTAA